The following coding sequences lie in one Benincasa hispida cultivar B227 chromosome 6, ASM972705v1, whole genome shotgun sequence genomic window:
- the LOC120079231 gene encoding nucleolar protein 58-like, which produces MADQSSHSSSLPSSLSSAQITAGEVTLLAASRRLAAQPKPIPRIVGKPWRKPLAARPIQIREGQSTESAALPTLSSESKKKRRDNREVFGSILSNMEKEGGLPEARVVNQPLPLKKEMEEASRRSALAVSDPKETVHTESCEGSTRVALEEVVAEKQIEMTEEKKKKKNEEKRAEGDEEAQPRKEKKDKKSSEKRERR; this is translated from the coding sequence ATGGCCGATCAATCTTCCCATTCATCCTCTTTACCTTCATCACTCTCATCAGCCCAAATCACTGCAGGAGAGGTGACATTACTCGCAGCAAGCCGTCGCCTCGCTGCCCAGCCAAAACCCATCCCACGAATCGTCGGAAAACCTTGGCGAAAGCCTTTAGCAGCCAGACCAATCCAAATCAGAGAGGGGCAGAGCACAGAGAGTGCCGCACTCCCAACACTGTCATCTGAAagcaaaaagaagagaagagacaacaGAGAAGTGTTTGGGAGCATACTAAGTAATATGGAAAAGGAAGGAGGGCTGCCCGAAGCTAGGGTTGTTAATCAaccattacctttgaagaaagaGATGGAGGAAGCTTCAAGAAGGAGCGCTCTGGCAGTTTCagatcctaaggaaactgttCACACAGAATCCTGTGAGGGATCCACTAGAGTTGCTTTGGAGGAAGTGGTGGCGGAGAAGCAAATTGAAATGactgaggagaagaagaagaagaagaacgagGAGAAGAGGgcagaaggagatgaagaagccCAACCaaggaaggagaagaaagacaAAAAATCGAGTGAGAAGAGGGAACGCAGGTGA